The following coding sequences are from one Macaca nemestrina isolate mMacNem1 chromosome 1, mMacNem.hap1, whole genome shotgun sequence window:
- the NCMA gene encoding noncompact myelin-associated protein has product MTTATPLGDTTFFSLNMTTRGEDFLYKSSGAIVAAVVVVVIIIFTVVLILLKMYNRKMRTRRELEPKGPKPTTPSAVGPNNNGSQHPPTVTFSPVDVHVETR; this is encoded by the exons ATGACCACAGCCACCCCTCTGGGGGATACCACCTTCTTCTCCTTGAACATGACCACCAGGGGAGAAGACTTCCTGTATAAGA GTTCTGGAGCCATTGTTGCTGCCGTTGTGGTCGTTGTCATCATCATCTTCACCGTGGTTCTGATCCTGCTGAAGATGTACAACAG GAAAATGAGGACGAGGCGGGAACTGGAGCCCAAGGGCCCCAAGCCAACCACCCCTTCTGCCGTGGGTCCAAACAACAACGGCAGCCAACACCCTCCAACTGTGACCTTCAGCCCTGTTGACGTCCATGTGGAGACTCGGTGA